One Prochlorococcus marinus XMU1411 genomic window, AAAATATGGCAATTATATACATGAGTAATGGTGAAGAGGATTTGTCTATTGAAACATATGAAAAAGCATTAGTAGAAAATCCCAAACAGCCATCATGTTTGAAAAATATAGGTTTAATTTATGAAAAAAGGGGAAGATATGCTGAGCAAAATGGTGATTTAGATCAGAGAGATATATGGTTTGATAAAGCTGCTGAAGTTTGGTCTAAAGCAGTGAGACTATATCCAGGTGGGTATCTAGATATTGAGAATTGGTTGAAAAACTCAGGCAGAAGCTCAATTGATATGTACCTTTGATTTTTTTATTTTGATAAAGAATAATTAACTGCTTCTTTAATATTGGATATCTCTTTGATGTTTATTAAATCTTGAAAATTATTATTTAGTTCTTCCTCTAGTTTAGGCACTACGATATTTTTAATCCCTAGTCTTACAGCTTCTTCTATTTTTGTTCTAAGGTTATTCGATTTTCTAACTTGACCGCTTAAACCTAATTCCCCAATAAATGAGGTATTAGCTAAAGGAGGAATATTTTTCAAACTTGATAAAATTGATATTGCTACGCCTAAGTCAGATGAGGGATCATTAATCTCAAAACCTCCACCAGTAGCTATATAACAATCAAATTCAGATAATTTTATCCCTACGTGTTTTTCAATAACAGCAAGAATTTGATGCAATCTATTTATGCTAATTCCAGTTGTAGTTCGTCTTGGGTTACTGTAGAAAGTTTGATTTACCAACGCTTGTATATCAACTGCCAATGGTCGAGTGCCTTCGTTTGTAATCGTAGTTGTTACTCCTGAAATATTTTCTTTATTTGTAAAAATAGAACTTGGGTTTGTGATCTCTCGTAAACCCTCTTCAAGCATTTCAAAAATTCCAATTTCAAAGGTCGATCCAAATCGATTTTTTATACTTCTTAGTAATCTATGAGATGAAATATTATCTCCTTCAAAGTTTATTACTGTATCAACTAAATGCTCAAGAGTTTTAGGGCCGGCTAAAGCACCATCTTTGGTTACATGACCAATTATTAGAAGAGCAATATTATTTTCTTTGGCTAGATTTTGCAACTCAGAAGAACATGCTCTAACTTGGGAAACCGATCCTGGCGAACTGTCCATTTCATTATTATGGATGGCTTGAATACTATCAATAATTGCGAAACTTGGATTTACACGTTTAATCTCTTCAATAATTAGGGATATATTTGTTTCTGCAAAAATTTTTAAATCAATACAGTTTTGATTTAATCTCTCCCATCTAATTTTTACTTGTTCTAAGGATTCTTCTGCAGTTATGTATAAAACTTTTTCATTGAGAGATATTTTTCCTGCTGATTGAAGAACAATTGTGCTTTTACCTATACCTGGTTCTCCTCCAAGTAAGACAACAGATCCAGGTACTATTCCACCTCCAAGAACTCGATCAAACTCTCTAAAACCACTTGTAAATCTTGATATTTTTTTTGATGAAATTTCATTAAAAGGGATAGATTTTTTATCATTTTTAACATCTTGATGTTTAGATCTCTTGCTTGTAATTTCTTCTACAATCGAATTCCATGAGTTGCAATTTAGGCATTTCCCAAAGTATTGAGAAGTTTGAGTTCCACAATTTTGACAAATAAAAGTCGACAATTTGCTAGACATTTAGTTATTGAATAAAGTATTAGAACTAGAATGTTTGGGATATTGCCCCTCTACAAGTTAGATTAGGATAATAATTAATTCTCTTACTGATTAGCTAATAGAAACAAATGGCTCTATCTAGTCAAACTAAAGAAACAATTCTTGTCGCAGATGACGAGGCAAGTATTAGAAGAATTCTGGAGACGCGCCTCTCCATGATTGGTTACAAAGTCGTAACTGCATGTGATGGTAAAGAAGCACTAAAGTTATTTAAGGATTATGAGCCTGATTTAGTCGTACTTGACGTTATGATGCCAAAATTAGATGGCTATGGAGTGTGTCAGGAATTAAGGAAAGATTCTGATGTTCCAATCGTTATGTTAACTGCATTAGGAGATGTTGCAGACAGGATAACAGGTTTAGAATTAGGGGCTGATGATTATGTTGTGAAACCATTTAGTCCTAAGGAATTAGAAGCTAGAATTAGATGCGTTCTGAGAAGAATTGACAAAGAGCAAATTCCTGGAATGCCTAATTCAGGATTAATTTTGGTTACTGATATAAAAATTGATACAAATCGAAGACAAGTTTTTAAGAGCGATGAGAGAATAAGATTAACTGGTATGGAATTTAGTCTTTTAGAGCTTTTGGTTAGCAGGTCAGGCGAGCCATTTAGTAGAGGAGAAATTTTGAAGGAAGTTTGGGGATATACACCTGAGAGACATGTAGATACAAGAGTAGTCGATGTTCATATATCGAGATTAAGATCAAAACTGGAGGCTGATCCAGCAAATCCTGAATTGATATTAACAGCAAGGGGCACAGGATATCTTTTTCAAAGGATTGTAGATATTGCTCCTTTTGACGGTAAATAAATGGGTAAAGAAAGTGTGCAAAAAAGTAATAAGCCTAGAGCTATCAGAAGATTAGTTATTTGGTATAAAAGAAACTCGGCTGTAACTTCAATAGTCGATACTGCTGCTAGTTCTGCGGTAACGGCTAGTAATGTGGCGGGTAATGTAGTTTCTGGTGCTGGTTCTGTTGTAAGTACAGCTAGTAATGTTGCGAGTAATGTGGCAGGTAATGTAGCAGGTAATGTAGTTTCAAGCGCTGAATCTGTTGTGAATACTGCCAGCAGTGTTGTTTCAAATGCTAGTTCAATAGCTAAAAATACATTACAACCTTTGGTTTTTGACCCATTAAAAAGATTACAAAATAATGATAATGTTTTAGATAGTTTGGAGGATTCTCGATCTAAAAGAATTTGGATAGCAGTTGATGGGATGGGTGGAGATTATGCTCCTGGTCCAATTCTTGAGGGTTGCCTCGAAGCAATAAGTAGATTTCCAATAAATATAAAGTTTGTTGGCAAAATTGAAAAAGTTAAAGATGCAGCAGAAAAAACTGGTTTAGCAGAATTATTAGAAAATGAAATAGAGAAAAATCGTCTTGAATTAATTGATAGTGGAGAGCCTATTGGGATGAATGAAGAAGCAACTACAGTTAGAAAAAGGAAAAATGCCAGTATAAACGTTGCTATGGATTTAGTGAGAAATAATAAAGCTGAAGCTGTTTACTCAGCGGGTAATTCAGGTGCCATGATGGCTTCTGCCATATTTAGAATTGGGAGATTGAAAGGGATTGATAGACCAGCTATAGGAGCATTATTTCCAACAAGGGATCAAACTCGCCCAGTATTAGTGTTAGATGTCGGAGCAAATACTGATTGTAAGCCATCTTATCTGCATCAATTTGCTCTTCTAGGCAATATTTATGCAAAAGATGTCTTACAAGTAAAAAAACCAAGAATTGGCCTTTTAAATATCGGAGAAGAAGAATGCAAAGGTAATGATTTATCCCTAAAAACATTTGAATTATTATCTTCTGAAAAAAGTTTTGATTTTGGAGGTAATTGTGAAGGCCGCGATGTATTATCAGGTAGTTTCGACGTAGTAGTCTGTGATGGATTTACTGGAAATATATTATTAAAATTTCTTGAATCTGTTGGAGGAGTTTTATTAGATATTTTGAGATCTGAGCTGCCACGTGGAAGGCGAGGGAAAGTTGGTTCTGCTTTTTTAAAAAGTAATCTACTCAGAATTAAGAAAAGGTTAGATCATGCTGAACATGGAGGAGCTTTATTGCTTGGGGTGAATGGTATTTGCGTTATTGGTCATGGAAGTAGCAAATCTTTATCAGTAGTTAGTGCTCTACGATTGGCCCACTCCGCAGTGAATCATGGTGTTATGGATAATTTAAATCAACTGCAAAAGCTTCAAGTTTTAAATTCTTAAAACATATTGAGTCGAATTTATGTTTGACTAATATAAGTAACTAAAAAAACTCTTTTGGAAGGAATAAATTTTAATCAGATTGGAGTATCGTTCAAGGGAAGCGGAAGTTATGTACCTGATCAAATTCTAACCAATCAAAAAATTAGTCAAAAGGTTGATACAAGCAATGAATGGATAAAATCTAGAACAGGCATTTCTGAAAGAAGAATTTCTAGCTTAGGAGATAATGTTACTGAGATGGGTTATAAAGCGGCTCTAACCGCTATAGAAATGGCTAATTGGGATATTAAAACGATTGATTTGATTGTTTTAGCTACTTCTACTCCGCATGATTTATTTGGATCAGCGCCATCCATTCAAGCTAAATTAGGGGCAGCTAATGCCGTTGCTTTCGATTTAACTGCAGCATGTAGTGGGTTCTTATTTGCCCTAATTACAGCATCACAATTTTTAAAAGGGGGTAGTTTTAAAAGGGCTATTGTTATAGGAGCAGATCAACTATCAAGCTTTGTTGATTGGAATGATAGAAGAAGTTGTATTCTCTTTGGAGATGGTGCAGGTGCATTAGCAATTGAAGCCACTAATGAATTTGATAATTTAATTGGTTTTGATATGAGAACTGACGGAGAAAGGGGTTCTTTTCTTAATCTTCCATCAAAAAATAATAAGGATTTAATAATTGAAAACATTGATTTTTTAAGTGGAGCTTTTTCCCAAATTCAGATGAATGGTCAGGAAGTGTATAAATTTGCAGTTAGAGAAGTTCCGATAATTCTTGAAAAGTTGTTTAAAAAAATGAATTATACTTCCGATGAAGTTGATTGGCTTGTATTGCACCAAGCTAATCAAAGGATATTGGATTCTGTAGGAGAGAGGTTAAAAATTCCTGGAGAAAAAATTCTTAGCAATTTAGAAAAATATGGTAATACTTCAGCAGCAACAATACCACTAGTGATGGATGAAGCTATTAGAAATAATAGAATTAAACAAAATGATATTATTGCCACAAGTGGTTTCGGTGCTGGGTTAAGTTGGGGTGCAGCCCTCATTAAATGGGGTTAACAAAAGGAGCATTATGACAGTTGCATGGGTATTCCCTGGACAGGGTTCGCAAAAAATTGGAATGGCAAAACAAATTGAAAATTTGCCCAACACAAAAGAGAGGTTTAGTTATGCATCTGAGATATTTGAGAGGAATTTATTTCAAATTTGTGAGTTAGATATTGAACCAACAGATCCTCTTATTGATTTAAATAACACAAGAAATACACAAATTTGTCTTTTTTTAGTTGAATCAATTTTATTAGATGCATTAAAGGAAAATGGATTTAAACCAACTTATGTTGCTGGGCATAGCCTAGGAGAAATTACTGCACTATATTGTGCCGATGTTTTTTCATTTGAAGATTGTGTTTCTCTTATAAAAGAAAGGTCTCAATTAATGGTAAATGCTGGAAAAGGATCTATGGCAGCAGTAATTGGTTTTGATAGAAATCAACTTGATCTATTAGTGGAAAAAATTGATGATATTGTAATTGCTAATGATAATAGCTCTTCCCAAGTTGTCTTATCAGGATCTAATGAAGCATTAGATAATTTATCGAGAGAAATTTCTTGTAAAAGATTCTTGAAATTAAATGTTTCAGGTGCATTTCATTCACCATTTATGAATGAACCTTCAACAAAATTTTCTGAGTATTTAAAACAAATTAAATTTAACAAGCCCTCTTTCCCAGTAATAAGCAATTATGAACCTTCGCTCTGTAGTGATTCAAACGAGCTTAAAATTAGATTAGAAAAGCAGATGTGTAATGGAGTGAGGTGGCGAGAAACTATGGATTTAATGGCGAAAGATAGTGATCTTCATATTGTTGAAATTGGCCCTTCTAATGTACTAAGCGGTTTAGTAAAAAGACATCTTAAAGATGTAAAAATTTCTCAAGTTTCATCTTCTAATCAAATATCTTATTAATTTGTATGAAAAATCATACTATTCAAAAATTAATCTATGAATTAGTTAGCAAGCTTTTTGTATTTCCTATTTATAAATTTGTATTTAAAGGTCATTTAATAGGTAGAGAAAATATTCCTCAAAAAGATTCTTTTATCATGGTTTCTAATCATGGTTCTTTACTTGATCCTCCTTTGTTAGGCCATGCTATTGGACGTAATATATCTTTTATGGCTAAGGCAGAGCTTTTTAAAATTCCTTTTCTTGGATTTATTATCAAGGCTTGTGGAGCTTATCCTGTAAAAAGAGGAATTGCTGATAAAAATACAATTCAAACAGCATGTAAAAAATTATCAAATGATAATTCTATTGGAATTTTTATTGATGGTACTCGTCAAAAAAATGGTCGAGTAAATAAGCCTAAACAAGGTGCAGCATTACTGGCTTTTAAAAATCAAAAATTATTATTGCCTGTTGGAATAGTTAATTCACATAGACTAATAAGATTTAAATTCTGTATTCCTTTATTTTCAAAAATAGTTATTAAAGTGGGAAAACCTGTTCAACCTCCACAAAGTTCATCAAGAGATGATCTGCATTCTGTAACAATACTTCTTCAAGATAAAATTAATAATTTGATTAAATGAATATTTAGTTAATTGGAGAAATAGGGTAAAGAGGCAAAACTTTTTTCCAAGAATCTATATTTGAATTTAATAAATTTTTATTTGATAAATTTAATAGTTCTTTTAAATCTTCTTTATCATCATAAACAGCCTCAAAAAAAAGCTCTTTACTCTCAAGTTCTTTAACAATTTTTGGTAAAACTATTTCTCTAATGACTAGTTCTGAGGAAGTTTTTCCGTTATGAAAAATTTCATATTTACCTGCAATAAAACCTTTTCGTTTTAATTTTTTGTAAATCCAGAATGATTTTTTGTTTGTAAAGATATTATTTTTTGATGCAATTCTTTTTGCCATTATTTCAAATGAACTAAAACTGTCTAGAGGACAATTTATTTGTTGTGAGATAGTTCTTGCTAAAACCACAATCAGTCGTGAAGCATTAAAATTTGATGGCCCAATGCTGATAGATAACTTATTTATTTTTTGTAAATTTTCTTTGGAAATAAATTTGTTAAGATCATTAATTAAGTTGCTGCAAAGGTCATTATCAAATTTTTTGATAAAAAATTTATCAGATTCAAGGTTATTTTTTTTTCTATACCCAAAGCAAAAAGAGTTGTCTGTGCTATGAATCACTAATGTAGAATAATTTTCTCTTTGTTTGCGTTTATTTGTCATTTATTACCTTTAAACAGGTAATTCCATACCTGGGTTACACTTAGACCATTTACCAAATTCATTTTCAAAACTTTCACAAGATTGAACATCCCAATCAGTTTTATAATCACCATTATTATCTTTAACTATATTGACATGAATGAATGGTTTTTTTGCTTTAAAATCAGGTAGATCACAAATATGATCAACACCATGATTATTCTCAACATCATGATATGTGATACATCTATCAACCCATCTACAGTTGATGCAAATGCACATAATAAATTAATTAAATGAAAAGTATTCTCACAGATCATACACTAATAATTAACGAATTAGAGACAAGTATAAAATTTCATAATGTAAATCATATACTAGGTTTTTTGCCTAAGGGATCATATTTGGTTGGTGGTTACATAAGGGATATTATTTTGGGAAGAGAACCTGAAAAGGTGGATGTTGATATTGTGGTACCTTTAAATGCAATTGAAATTGGGAAAAAGATTGCAGATAATATTGGATCAAAATTTTTAATTTTAGATGAAAAAAGAGAAGTTGTAAGAATTATTTTTAATCATATTTCAATTGATATTGCTAATCAGATTTCCTCCACAATCGAAAGAGATCTAACTAGTAGGGACTTTTCGATTAATTCAATTGCTTTTTTATTTGATAAAAAGCTTTTGTTTGATCCATTAAATGGCATAAAAGATTTAGAATTTTCCTTGCTTAGAACTTATTCAGAAATAAACTTACTGAATGATCCGTTAAGAATATTAAGATGTTTCCGTTTTGTATCGGAATTGAATTTTAAAATTGATTTAAAATTAATTGATTTTATAAAAAAAACTAAAGAAAAATTACATCTAGTAGCAAAAGAGAGAATTAATTATGAAATACAAAAAATAGTAAATGGTGAACATGCTCTTGAAGCATTAATTTTGGTAAAAAGATTTAATATATTTGGATCTGATAATTTTTATAAAAATTCTTTTTTTTTGGATTTACAAAAAATTAATTATAAGGAACTTAATAAGATCGAAAAGGAGAAATTTTTACCAATATTTTTTATAGCCCAAATTTTAGATGAAGTATCTCTAGAGAAATTTAAATTTAGTAAATCTGAAATTGCAAAAACAAAGTTATTACGAAAATGGCATTTTTTGTTGATAGAAAAAAATATCTCTCAATTAACTGAATCAGATAGATTTGCATTACATAAAGAATTAGAGATGTTTCTTCCATCTTTTATTTTTTATTTACCTCAAAACTTACGGTTAGATTGGCTTAATAGATGGCGTGATAAGGATGATAAATTATTTCATCCTTCAAATTTACTTAATGGTGACATAATCAAAAAAAATTTAAAAATAAAGGACGGGCCTATATTAGGAGATCTTTTAGAGTATCTTTCAAAGGAACTTGCATTTAAGAGATTAAATAATTTTGATGAAGCTATTTATAAAGCAAAGCAATGGATTGAACAAAATGCGCCAAAATGTGATTAAATACACATAGCTTAGTTTTGTTTAGAAGTTCAGACTTCAAAATCATTTTTAAAAATTTATGAGCATTCGCATTTACATTGGCAATTTACCACAAGGATTTAATCCAAAAGAATTTGATACGCTTTTAAAATCAGTTTCTGATTCGATTCGATTTAAAGCAGTTCTAGACAAAGAAACTAAAGAATGTAGGGGTTTTGGTTTCGCGACAACTAATAGTGAAGAGAATGCTAATTTATTAATTCAAAAATTAAACGGTTTTGAATTCAATGGTTCCAAATTAAGAGTAGAGCTCTCAGAAAAGAAAGATTCTGCCTCAAACAAAAGAAATAGCGGAAATATAAATAAGAATAAGAAGAGGAAAGACTTTAAGAAAATTGTTCATAGTGATGCCCCTAACCTCGAAGCACCTGATCCAAGATGGGCTGGAGAACTATCTAAACTAAAAGATTTGTTGGCAAACCAAAAGACACCTGCTTAGTTATTTAATTCGAGAAATTAAAAAAGATATAGGAATTTCAAAAGCTTTTACTGAATTTTTTACAAAAGCTCTATTATTAAAAACATCATAATCTAACCTTTCAATTGAATCTAGTATTCCTCTGTAAAGGCGTAAAGACGTCCAAACTGGCCATCTAGCATCTGAAGAAAGCCATTTAATCCCATCTTCAGACTTTTGGAACCAATCACGAGCTCTGGTTAATTGAAATTTCATAAGAGCCCTCCACTGGTTGTTGATTTTACCTTTTAAAAGTTCTTCTTCAGAATAATTAAATTTCTCAATATCCTCTTGTGGGAGATAAATTCTTCCTCTTTGCCTATCTTCTCCGACATCTCTCAATATATTCGTTAATTGATTTGCAATCCCAAGAGCTATGGCTGCCTCAGAGGGGTCAGGTTTAGCACTCCATGGAGCTGATGTATATGCGCTATCAATCCCCATGACATTTTGGGTCATTAAACCTACAGTACCTGCCACTCTATAACAATAAAGTTTTAATTCATCAAAGTCCTTATATCTAAATTTATTAAGATCCATTCTCTGACCTTCTATCATATCGAGATAGGGTTGAATATCTTGGGGATATTTTTCGATTGTATCTACTAGAACTGAATCCAACTCTGATTTAATATTCCCTTTAAATACATTTTTTGTATTTTCTTCCCATCTATCTAAATCATCTGAAAGCTCATCTTGGGATTTGGTTGAGGCTTCCGCGCTATCCATTATTTCATCTGTTCTTCTACACCATACATAAATAGCCCAAATAGCTTTTCTCTTCTCTACTGGTAATAAAAGAGTACCCAAATAAAAGGTTTTAGCCCATTTTTGAGTTTCTTTACGGCATATCTCATATGCTTGATCTAGTTGAGAAATTGAATTTTTCAAAAAGTTTTATCTAAATTTGGGAATTTTTTAAATGTTATTAAGCAACATTTTGAGTAATTTTGGAATACTCCTTATTGATTGATTCTGCGCATAATTTACCACTTAAAACAGCCCCTTCCATAGAAGCTAAATATTTTTGCATTGTATAATCACCAGCTAAGAAGAAATTTTTTATGGGAGATTTTTGGGTAGGTCTGAACTCTTGACAACCAGGCACCGCTTTATAAACAGATCTTGGCGTCTTGACTACTTTGTATTTTCTTAAATTTGTCTTATCATCACCCATGAAATGAGTGGGGAATAATTTTTTTAATTCTTCCATAGTTGCATCGACGATGTCTTGATCACTTTTATTTATCCAATCTTTTGCTGGTGCGAAAACTAATTCAAGCATTGATCTATTAGGATCTTCATATTCTTTGCATGTGATACTCATATCTGCATAAACACTTAGGAGTGGTGATCTACTAAATAGTAAATGGTCAATATCTGTTAATTTTTTGTCAAACCATAAATGAATATTAATTACTGGTACGCCATTTAAACCCTCCAATTTAGAAAACGTTTCTAAACCTTTCCATTGATTCGGGATCATTAATTTAAAAAGATCTACAGGCATTGCGCTAACGTAAGCATCTGCAGTTATTTCTTTCTTTTCGTTTTCGTTTTCGTTTTCGTTTAAAGAGGCAATAGTAAAACTTTTAACAGTGCTGTCTTCATTGAGGTTGATTTGCCTTAATGGGCTATTCATGTGAACTTCTCCTCCACGAGAAGTTATATAATCGACCATTGGTTGACAAAGTCGTTCTGGAGGAGCCCCGTCAAGAAATGCCATTTTTGAGCCATTTTTTTCTTGTAAAAATCTGTTTAATGCCGTTAGTAAAACTGTAGATGATATTTCATCCGGACCAATAAAATTTAAAGCTTTACTCATTGCTATAAAAACTTCATCATTAACTCTTTCTGGGATATTGTGTTCTTTAAGCCAATCTGTCCATGATTTTGTATCACATTTATCTAAGTACTTTTGACCTCTCAACATTGCAGGAACTAATCCTAATCCAAAGAGGATCTTTTCATTCCATGAAAGCATATCGTTATTACTAAGTATGGCTGATACTCCATTTATGGGGGCTGGTAAATCTGGAAAGTCAAATCTACTATAAGTTCCTGGCTCGGATGGCTGATTAAAAATCATTGAATGGCTTTTCCACTGGAGTCTATCTTCAATATCTAATTCTTTAAAAAGTTGCAACATATTAGGATACGCTCCAAAAAATATATGCAAACCAGTTTCATACCAGTCTCCATCCTCATCTTTCCATGCAGCAACTTTTCCTCCAAGAACATCTCTAGCTTCAAGAACTATTGGGATGTGACCCTTATCAACTAAATATTTAGCGCAGGATAAACCCGCTAAACCTGCACCAGCAATTACAACACGCATTATTAAATCAAGAAATAAATTAACACTTACTAATAAGCTACATTAAAGTTAGAACATTATAGTTTTTTTCGTTGATTATTTCTTAAAATTATGGAAAAAATGCTT contains:
- the pds gene encoding 15-cis-phytoene desaturase; the protein is MRVVIAGAGLAGLSCAKYLVDKGHIPIVLEARDVLGGKVAAWKDEDGDWYETGLHIFFGAYPNMLQLFKELDIEDRLQWKSHSMIFNQPSEPGTYSRFDFPDLPAPINGVSAILSNNDMLSWNEKILFGLGLVPAMLRGQKYLDKCDTKSWTDWLKEHNIPERVNDEVFIAMSKALNFIGPDEISSTVLLTALNRFLQEKNGSKMAFLDGAPPERLCQPMVDYITSRGGEVHMNSPLRQINLNEDSTVKSFTIASLNENENENEKKEITADAYVSAMPVDLFKLMIPNQWKGLETFSKLEGLNGVPVINIHLWFDKKLTDIDHLLFSRSPLLSVYADMSITCKEYEDPNRSMLELVFAPAKDWINKSDQDIVDATMEELKKLFPTHFMGDDKTNLRKYKVVKTPRSVYKAVPGCQEFRPTQKSPIKNFFLAGDYTMQKYLASMEGAVLSGKLCAESINKEYSKITQNVA